The Hymenobacter baengnokdamensis genome includes a region encoding these proteins:
- a CDS encoding DMT family transporter, with translation MKPFLLLLLVLAGAAITTQSAVNSQLRGALHSVGWAVFISYLGGSLVAGALLLLTRTPLPALAELGSLKWYYWTGGLLGVGYVLTITFSLQRVGAASLFALVVAGQLLTALLYDQLGVLNLSRSPLSSSKLAGVALLVLGAYLLNRK, from the coding sequence ATGAAGCCTTTCCTGTTACTGTTGCTCGTGCTGGCCGGCGCGGCCATTACCACTCAATCGGCCGTGAACAGCCAGCTGCGCGGCGCTTTGCACAGCGTAGGCTGGGCAGTTTTTATTTCTTACCTGGGCGGCAGCCTGGTGGCCGGGGCGCTCCTGCTGCTCACGCGCACGCCGCTGCCCGCCCTGGCCGAGCTAGGTAGCCTGAAATGGTATTACTGGACGGGCGGCCTGCTCGGAGTGGGCTACGTGCTGACTATTACGTTCTCGCTCCAGCGCGTGGGCGCGGCCAGTCTGTTTGCCCTCGTGGTAGCCGGGCAGCTGCTGACGGCGCTGCTCTACGACCAGCTTGGCGTGCTTAATCTGTCGCGCAGCCCGTTATCAAGCAGCAAGCTAGCGGGCGTAGCTTTGCTGGTGCTGGGGGCTTACCTGCTGAATCGTAAGTAG
- a CDS encoding DUF885 domain-containing protein, which translates to MKTFCLTAMSRRILHLFLLLAFASVARAQAVEKLAADYLAGYQQLRIPPLDFDYQLNLRQIPARVNLQRQQAFFLAVQHRLAGIKPAGLRLAERITLDHLRYETAQNLRRVALEMAFQEAGGRVPTTGLAALPNHSAWYALYARQYTSTPLPADALFTFGQQQVKRVQDEIRRLRRQMGYAQDSAGFYRYLSSEKFLLTDSTQILARYRVIERQIKRRLPVLFADTAVPYLRIRPWPGATAAMPPGIYQPGCYEFNFATGRHNIRAMEWIFEHEGIPGHHYQASMQRRTRPYSPLSASTFYSGNAEGWGCYVEYLGKQLGLYQQPEAELGKWEWDLVRSARVVLDVGIHDRGWTHAQALAYWQANVPGQDDIAEREINRVTTWPGQCLSYKVGAQRIEDMKGRLARRPGFAIQRFHAAYLALSRLPLEVVERHIEEVYDSLNIKS; encoded by the coding sequence ATGAAAACGTTTTGCCTGACGGCCATGAGCAGAAGAATACTACACCTGTTTTTGCTGCTGGCTTTTGCCAGCGTTGCCCGGGCGCAGGCAGTGGAGAAGCTTGCCGCCGACTACCTGGCCGGCTACCAGCAGCTCCGGATACCGCCGCTGGACTTTGACTACCAGCTAAATCTGCGGCAGATTCCGGCCAGGGTCAACCTGCAGCGCCAGCAGGCTTTCTTTCTGGCAGTGCAGCACCGCCTGGCCGGGATAAAGCCCGCCGGCCTGCGCCTCGCCGAGCGGATTACCCTCGACCACCTCCGCTACGAAACGGCGCAAAACCTGCGGCGAGTGGCGCTCGAAATGGCTTTTCAGGAAGCGGGCGGCCGGGTGCCGACAACGGGCCTGGCCGCGCTGCCCAATCATTCGGCCTGGTATGCGCTCTATGCCCGCCAGTACACCAGCACGCCGCTGCCGGCCGATGCGCTGTTCACCTTTGGCCAGCAGCAGGTGAAGCGGGTGCAGGATGAAATTCGCCGCCTGCGCCGCCAGATGGGCTACGCACAGGACAGCGCCGGCTTTTACCGCTACCTCAGCTCCGAAAAGTTCTTGCTTACCGATTCAACGCAGATTCTGGCCCGCTACCGCGTTATCGAGCGCCAGATTAAGCGGCGCCTGCCGGTGCTGTTTGCCGATACGGCCGTGCCGTACCTGCGCATTCGCCCGTGGCCGGGGGCTACGGCAGCCATGCCGCCGGGCATCTATCAGCCGGGGTGCTACGAGTTTAATTTTGCTACCGGCCGCCACAATATCCGGGCGATGGAGTGGATTTTTGAGCACGAAGGTATTCCGGGCCACCACTACCAGGCGTCGATGCAGCGGCGTACCCGGCCCTATTCGCCGCTCAGTGCCAGCACCTTTTATTCGGGTAATGCCGAAGGCTGGGGCTGCTACGTCGAGTACCTGGGCAAGCAGCTGGGGCTTTATCAGCAGCCCGAGGCTGAGCTGGGTAAGTGGGAGTGGGACCTCGTGCGCTCGGCCCGCGTGGTGCTCGACGTGGGCATTCATGACCGGGGCTGGACCCATGCGCAGGCGTTGGCTTACTGGCAGGCCAACGTGCCGGGTCAGGACGATATCGCCGAGCGCGAAATCAACCGCGTCACCACCTGGCCCGGCCAGTGCCTGAGCTATAAGGTAGGGGCCCAGCGCATTGAGGACATGAAAGGCCGGCTTGCGCGCCGGCCCGGCTTCGCTATCCAGCGGTTTCATGCCGCGTACCTGGCCTTGTCGCGCCTGCCGCTAGAGGTAGTCGAGCGCCATATCGAGGAAGTATATGATTCGCTGAATATAAAAAGCTGA
- a CDS encoding DUF72 domain-containing protein: MPVPVNYIGCSGFSFRDWKGVFYPPELPPRKWFAYYCSQFNTLELNVTFYRMPTLKAFEAWYDQSPADYRFSVKAPRLVTHYKKFNADAQPILADFYGTVREGLRDKLGPVLFQLPPKAGYSDELAQRLVESLDPSFTNVAEFRHPSWWEAEPQRLLTRHGVAFVGQSYPAPLELPDEVVANTPVLYYRFHGVPELYKSSYSPDFLARIAAEVKAAKNAQQVYLFFNNGIGGVGVQNARQMQALLAP, encoded by the coding sequence ATGCCTGTTCCTGTCAATTACATCGGCTGCTCCGGGTTTTCGTTTCGCGACTGGAAAGGCGTGTTCTACCCGCCCGAGCTGCCGCCGCGCAAGTGGTTTGCCTACTACTGCTCGCAGTTTAATACCCTGGAGCTGAACGTTACTTTTTACCGGATGCCGACGCTCAAAGCGTTTGAAGCCTGGTATGACCAAAGTCCGGCCGATTACCGTTTCTCGGTAAAAGCGCCGCGCCTGGTTACGCACTATAAGAAGTTCAACGCCGATGCCCAGCCCATTCTGGCTGATTTTTACGGCACGGTGCGCGAAGGGCTGCGCGATAAGCTGGGACCAGTGCTGTTTCAGCTGCCGCCCAAAGCCGGGTACAGCGACGAGCTGGCCCAGCGCCTTGTCGAAAGCCTCGACCCGAGCTTTACCAACGTAGCGGAGTTTCGACATCCAAGCTGGTGGGAAGCCGAGCCGCAGCGCCTGCTTACCCGGCACGGTGTTGCCTTCGTGGGCCAAAGCTACCCCGCGCCGCTGGAGCTTCCTGATGAGGTGGTGGCCAACACGCCGGTGCTGTACTACCGCTTTCACGGCGTGCCCGAGCTATATAAATCGTCCTACAGCCCTGATTTTCTGGCCCGAATTGCGGCCGAGGTAAAAGCCGCCAAAAATGCGCAGCAGGTATACCTATTTTTTAATAATGGTATCGGCGGCGTGGGCGTGCAAAACGCCCGGCAAATGCAGGCGCTGCTGGCTCCTTAG
- a CDS encoding protein adenylyltransferase SelO yields the protein MPAVQLDEITFENPFVEELRGEASGTSGSRQVPGYCYSRVAPTPVREPRLLAWSEELAEYLGLEKPAERGAAVAILAGNILTPSMKPFAARYGGHQFGNWAGQLGDGRAISLGQVPALDGSRWEIQLKGAGPTPYSRRADGRAVLRSSVREFLCSEAMHYLGVPTTRALSLVSTGDEVMRDIFYNGNAAPEPGAIVARVAPTFIRFGSFQLLAAHAEVDNLRALADYTIRHHYPELGAPSEEVYVRWFEEIARRTAVMVAHWMTVGFVHGVMNTDNMSVLGLTIDYGPYGWLEPYDPEWTPNTTDFGSRRYAFGQQPRVALWNLMALAQALVPLVADAQALRPALTVYADTLAASQHELLLAKLGLTPHNPAPDRALTEALPAALAGPAVDMTIFLRQLSRLVPALLAPGTNEAEVFSELLAKAAYLPAPGPDQGLLDWLARYAQRLRQEAGSPEAIQLGMLRANPKYVLRNYLAQQAIEAAEAGDLTPLETLFRVLKTPFDEHPEHEALAARRPDWASNKPVSATLSCSS from the coding sequence ATGCCTGCTGTTCAGCTTGACGAAATAACCTTTGAAAACCCTTTTGTAGAGGAGCTGCGCGGCGAAGCCTCGGGCACCAGCGGCTCGCGGCAGGTGCCGGGGTATTGCTACTCGCGGGTAGCCCCTACGCCCGTGCGGGAGCCGCGCCTGCTGGCGTGGTCTGAGGAGCTGGCCGAGTACCTGGGCCTCGAAAAACCGGCTGAGCGCGGCGCGGCCGTGGCTATTCTGGCGGGTAATATTCTCACCCCGAGCATGAAGCCGTTTGCGGCGCGCTACGGCGGGCACCAGTTTGGCAACTGGGCGGGGCAGCTCGGCGATGGCCGGGCCATCTCGCTGGGCCAGGTGCCCGCCCTAGACGGCTCGCGCTGGGAAATTCAGCTGAAGGGCGCCGGGCCTACCCCCTACTCGCGCCGGGCCGACGGCCGGGCGGTGCTGCGCTCGTCGGTGCGCGAGTTTTTGTGCAGCGAAGCCATGCATTACCTGGGCGTGCCCACCACGCGGGCGCTGAGCCTGGTGAGCACTGGCGATGAGGTGATGCGCGACATATTTTACAACGGCAATGCGGCGCCCGAGCCGGGGGCCATTGTGGCGCGGGTAGCGCCTACTTTTATTCGCTTCGGCAGCTTTCAGCTGCTGGCGGCCCACGCCGAGGTCGATAACCTGCGGGCACTGGCCGATTATACTATCCGCCACCACTACCCCGAGCTGGGTGCGCCTTCGGAGGAGGTGTACGTACGCTGGTTTGAGGAAATAGCGCGGCGCACGGCCGTGATGGTGGCGCACTGGATGACGGTAGGCTTTGTGCACGGCGTGATGAACACCGATAATATGTCGGTGCTGGGGCTCACCATCGACTACGGCCCCTACGGCTGGCTGGAGCCCTACGACCCCGAGTGGACGCCCAACACCACCGACTTTGGCTCGCGCCGCTACGCCTTCGGGCAGCAGCCGCGCGTAGCGCTGTGGAACCTGATGGCGCTGGCCCAGGCCCTGGTGCCGCTCGTAGCCGACGCTCAGGCCTTGCGCCCCGCCCTTACGGTATATGCCGATACGCTGGCCGCCTCGCAACACGAGCTGCTGCTAGCGAAGCTCGGCCTCACGCCCCACAACCCGGCCCCCGACCGCGCCCTCACCGAAGCGCTGCCGGCCGCGCTGGCCGGGCCGGCGGTAGACATGACGATTTTCCTCCGCCAGCTTTCCCGGCTGGTGCCGGCGCTGCTAGCACCCGGCACCAACGAAGCCGAAGTTTTTTCCGAGCTGCTGGCAAAGGCAGCTTATTTGCCCGCGCCCGGCCCGGACCAGGGGCTGCTGGACTGGCTGGCCCGCTACGCCCAGCGCCTGCGGCAGGAAGCTGGTAGCCCCGAAGCCATTCAGCTCGGGATGCTGCGCGCCAACCCCAAGTATGTGCTGCGCAACTACCTCGCCCAGCAGGCTATTGAGGCGGCCGAAGCCGGTGACCTCACCCCGCTCGAAACGCTGTTTCGTGTGCTGAAAACGCCTTTCGACGAGCACCCCGAGCACGAAGCACTGGCAGCCCGGCGGCCCGACTGGGCCAGTAACAAGCCCGTCAGCGCTACGCTTTCGTGCAGCTCGTAA
- a CDS encoding GNAT family N-acetyltransferase yields MTVHWTTKPFDTLTLTELYALLQLRSEVFVVEQTCPFLDIDGHDQAAYHLLGRTASGELAAYARLFAAGRSYAQVSIGRVVTAPRYRRAGLGRQLMSQAIAECAALFGEQPIKIGAQCYLQAFYESLGFVQQGEPYLEDGIPHQYMLRA; encoded by the coding sequence ATGACAGTACACTGGACTACCAAGCCCTTCGATACGCTCACCCTGACGGAGCTTTATGCGCTGCTCCAGCTTCGCAGCGAGGTGTTTGTGGTGGAGCAAACCTGCCCTTTTCTCGATATTGATGGCCACGACCAGGCTGCTTACCACCTGCTCGGGCGCACCGCCTCCGGCGAGCTGGCGGCCTATGCCCGGCTGTTTGCCGCCGGCCGCAGCTACGCGCAGGTGAGCATCGGCCGGGTCGTGACTGCGCCGCGCTACCGCCGCGCTGGCCTGGGCCGGCAGCTGATGAGCCAGGCCATTGCCGAGTGCGCCGCGCTGTTTGGGGAGCAGCCCATCAAAATAGGTGCGCAGTGCTACTTGCAGGCTTTTTACGAGAGCCTGGGCTTTGTGCAGCAGGGCGAGCCTTACCTGGAAGATGGTATTCCGCACCAGTATATGCTGCGGGCGTAG
- a CDS encoding aromatic alcohol reductase has product MIKPTPATRLDSPVGPATIVLAGATGDLGQRIAQALLAHGARVRALVRPGNTRPEVAALRAQGVTIVEVDFTSVPALTQACAGAACVVSALSGLRDVIVDTQTRLLEAAVAAGVPRFIPSDFAIDFTRLPEGSNRNLDLRREFGRRLDQAPIRATSVLNGMFMELLTGQAPVVLFKIKRVLYWGSADQPLDFTTIDNTAAFTAAAALDPTTPRYLRVAGEVASIRDLQRAATEATGQRFRRLRAGGLWLLKLMIRVTRRLVPAPNEVFPPWQGMQYLHNMFTGLPRLTPLDNSRYPDIRWTSVREVLAARK; this is encoded by the coding sequence TTGATAAAGCCAACCCCCGCTACCCGCCTCGACTCGCCAGTCGGGCCCGCTACCATTGTGCTGGCTGGCGCTACCGGCGACCTGGGTCAGCGCATCGCGCAGGCGCTGCTCGCCCACGGAGCCCGCGTGCGGGCCCTCGTTCGCCCCGGCAATACCAGGCCGGAAGTTGCCGCTCTGCGCGCGCAGGGAGTGACCATCGTGGAGGTCGATTTCACCAGCGTTCCCGCCCTCACGCAAGCCTGCGCGGGGGCCGCCTGCGTAGTATCGGCCCTCTCCGGCCTGCGCGACGTGATTGTGGACACCCAGACGCGGCTGCTCGAAGCAGCCGTAGCGGCCGGCGTGCCCCGCTTTATTCCGTCCGATTTCGCCATCGACTTCACCAGGCTCCCCGAAGGCTCCAACCGCAACCTCGACCTGCGCCGCGAGTTCGGCCGCCGGCTCGACCAGGCGCCCATCCGGGCCACGTCGGTCCTCAACGGCATGTTTATGGAGTTGCTCACCGGGCAGGCTCCGGTGGTGCTGTTCAAAATCAAGCGGGTGCTTTACTGGGGCTCGGCCGACCAGCCGCTTGACTTCACCACCATCGACAATACGGCCGCTTTCACGGCCGCCGCTGCCCTCGACCCCACCACGCCCCGCTACCTGCGCGTGGCCGGCGAAGTGGCCAGCATCCGCGACTTGCAGCGGGCGGCCACCGAGGCCACCGGCCAGCGCTTTCGCCGGCTGCGCGCCGGTGGCCTGTGGCTGCTGAAGCTGATGATTCGGGTAACGCGCCGCCTGGTGCCGGCTCCCAACGAAGTATTTCCGCCCTGGCAGGGCATGCAGTACCTGCACAACATGTTTACCGGCCTGCCCAGGCTCACGCCGCTGGACAACAGCCGCTATCCCGATATCCGCTGGACTTCGGTGCGCGAGGTGCTGGCGGCGCGGAAGTAG
- a CDS encoding PIN domain-containing protein, producing MAELLYGVANSSPTHQLANRQRLAEFRRLFAGRLLSLSDSLETYAQQKAHLKRIGRLQGEFDMLIGSVTVAHGLTLVTRSTRHFSDMVSIVLEDWVQEYEDGQQSTATP from the coding sequence GTGGCCGAGTTACTGTACGGTGTAGCCAATAGCTCTCCCACGCACCAATTGGCGAATCGGCAGCGCCTCGCGGAGTTCCGGCGGCTGTTTGCTGGGAGGCTTCTATCCCTCTCCGATTCGTTGGAAACCTACGCCCAGCAGAAAGCCCACTTGAAACGAATTGGCCGCCTACAAGGCGAGTTCGACATGCTAATTGGCAGCGTAACGGTGGCGCACGGCTTAACGCTGGTTACGCGTAGCACCCGTCACTTTTCCGATATGGTTAGTATCGTGTTGGAAGATTGGGTGCAGGAGTATGAGGACGGGCAGCAGTCTACCGCCACCCCCTAG
- a CDS encoding putative toxin-antitoxin system toxin component, PIN family — protein MASINPRGTYFRLYELFINQQFEWVLSNEILTEYEEQVTRRYSIRTAQQVHDVLTTASNTHFQEAYYKWQLIEADPDDNKFVDVAVAANADFLITNDRHFDVLKQIAFPRVPISSLQPFLNNFR, from the coding sequence TTGGCTTCTATTAACCCTCGTGGCACTTATTTCCGCCTATACGAGCTATTTATCAACCAGCAATTTGAGTGGGTACTCAGCAACGAAATCCTGACCGAGTATGAGGAGCAAGTTACCCGTCGCTACTCCATCCGTACCGCGCAGCAGGTGCATGATGTGCTAACCACGGCCTCTAACACCCACTTCCAAGAAGCATATTATAAATGGCAACTCATCGAAGCCGACCCGGACGATAATAAGTTCGTTGATGTAGCCGTAGCCGCCAACGCCGACTTTCTTATTACGAACGACCGGCATTTTGATGTACTCAAGCAAATTGCATTTCCACGAGTACCAATTAGTAGCTTACAGCCATTTCTAAACAATTTTCGGTAG
- a CDS encoding type II toxin-antitoxin system VapC family toxin yields MKYLLDTNALIALGTNFSALSPTVQAVLTDQRNDFVLSPASLWEISIKVRLGKLDLNGLSLETFATVIRRKFGIHLLPIKQSQLLYIATLPKVKDHGDPFDLLIIAQALTENLPVLTSDGKFHLYGVNVLQ; encoded by the coding sequence ATGAAGTATCTGCTTGATACTAACGCGCTGATTGCGCTGGGTACCAACTTTAGCGCCTTGTCGCCGACTGTTCAAGCGGTGCTGACTGACCAGCGCAATGACTTCGTACTGAGCCCGGCCAGCTTGTGGGAAATATCTATCAAGGTGCGGCTGGGCAAGCTGGACTTGAATGGTCTTTCGCTGGAAACCTTTGCTACGGTTATTCGTCGCAAGTTTGGTATTCACTTGCTGCCAATTAAGCAGAGCCAGCTGCTCTACATCGCCACGCTGCCGAAAGTGAAGGACCACGGCGACCCGTTTGACCTGCTCATCATCGCGCAGGCGCTGACGGAAAATCTGCCCGTTCTTACCTCGGATGGCAAGTTTCACCTGTACGGGGTGAACGTGTTACAATAG
- a CDS encoding nucleotidyltransferase family protein produces the protein MAGVSFAQCCPRSNESRSIERQLRALDVAQLGLFGSFVRNEAGPNSEVDLLVDFKPERKTFNGFLEVVDFLTELLGRDV, from the coding sequence GTGGCGGGCGTTAGCTTCGCCCAATGCTGCCCCCGTTCAAATGAAAGCCGAAGTATTGAGCGCCAGCTGCGGGCGCTGGATGTGGCGCAACTAGGGCTGTTTGGCTCGTTTGTGCGCAATGAGGCCGGGCCGAATAGTGAGGTAGATTTGCTGGTGGATTTTAAGCCGGAGCGCAAGACGTTCAACGGCTTTTTGGAGGTAGTTGACTTTTTAACGGAACTGCTAGGGCGCGACGTGTAA
- a CDS encoding ribonuclease HepT family protein, which translates to MSLLPLERLLPIRDEIQFLQRCCQVLSELGAAEAMYRAVVNSIEIIGEATNNRRLKWKSPADVVLAGLFLVVWL; encoded by the coding sequence ATGTCCTTGCTGCCGCTTGAGCGACTGCTGCCTATCCGCGACGAGATTCAGTTTTTGCAGCGGTGCTGCCAGGTGCTGTCCGAGCTCGGGGCAGCTGAAGCAATGTACCGGGCCGTCGTTAACAGCATTGAGATTATTGGCGAAGCTACCAACAACCGGCGTCTGAAATGGAAAAGTCCCGCTGACGTTGTGCTGGCGGGACTTTTTTTAGTCGTATGGCTGTAA
- a CDS encoding pectinesterase family protein, which yields MTTTSTRVGRKSPAGRFWALLGFLLLACSKLYAYDVTVAKDGTGNFTTIQAAVTAAPTGRTAAYVIYIKDGIYTEKVTVPSNKPFIQFVGQSVANTILTWNDNNLTPDGKGGTLGTGGSGSLVVQGTDFSALTMTFVNSFGDGSQAVAVSLYADRAAFKGCRFMGNQDTLLTYESGGAVSRHYFKDCYIDGNVDFIFGNAIAIFDNCTIYAKTRVVSGSTSTSYITAANTPATQNYGYLFRNARIPSNNGTTLYYLGRPWQNSTGFSEAAGTLAHNKVIFSKTKVGANQIQPAGWVTWDAGTDVTKITDGEFQTRYFGGNLVNTSQRVSWAKQLAPADTVQYSINTMFGTGTGTGGTSAVAAAWDPTTVAPGFASYSTPDIAVSNLQATKGATQTAIQWNISWAMAGIKYDLLRSTDNTNFTLLSTQTATTDSLYNFSATDALPVAGSAYYYKVVASKAGLATHTTPSIQVSSIPTITTSSTALAAFTQYNTGTSAAQNYTVSAVNMTDNLTITPPAGFEISTNGGSTWTGSTTPVVLTPTANTIASTTVSVRLNAATPGSYSGNITHTSSGATTVNVAVTGSRLTTVAPKSDPLIYWPLTRNAQDSTAIRSSQLTATAPTLKALYLSNGTTLSTIPAYSTKFGQALGATPNGDGTWTAVGGTLKRNYYEQFTVTTSATGTVRLDSVLLSAAFYNTSSNTKMAVVYSKSGFVSDSTDVSGGTGNGVTSTAYGAFGAPIALPNQTGGPTNVYHLVLNGSTGVSLTAGQTLTFRVYFACGSTGTPRYAMLKNVVVKGASLAVCNAAFSYSGSPFCQSSTTSPTPTITGTTGGTFSSTSGLTINATTGAITLSSSTAGTYVVTYTASTGCSSTQSVTITAAPLANIGYGASSYCTGTSGTVALGLGTGSTLGTLTVNPATGLSIAANGTLTPSTSTPGTYFITNTVAASGGCAAVTGGTTVTINATPATPTLTVTGTPSTGLVLTSSAATGNQFYLNGTAIAGATGQTYVVNSGTRNGSYTVVVTSTGGCASASSAPVSVTVTATASAQSAATVRLYPNPTPDGQLSVELSGYRKAATLSVVNTLGQVVRQLPAQAGNGTTQVDLSELANGVYLLRVSAPDQGLQTLRFAKY from the coding sequence ATGACTACAACCTCTACCCGCGTTGGCAGGAAGAGCCCGGCTGGCCGCTTTTGGGCGCTGCTGGGCTTTTTGCTGCTAGCCTGCTCCAAGCTATATGCCTACGATGTGACGGTAGCCAAAGATGGCACGGGCAACTTTACCACGATTCAGGCGGCCGTAACGGCCGCTCCGACGGGCCGCACGGCAGCTTATGTTATTTATATTAAAGATGGTATATATACTGAAAAAGTAACTGTTCCGTCCAATAAGCCCTTTATTCAGTTTGTGGGCCAGAGCGTGGCCAATACCATCCTGACCTGGAACGACAACAACCTGACCCCCGACGGCAAAGGCGGCACGCTGGGTACCGGCGGCTCGGGTAGCCTCGTGGTGCAGGGCACCGACTTCTCGGCCCTGACCATGACATTCGTCAACTCGTTCGGCGATGGCTCGCAGGCCGTGGCCGTGAGCTTGTATGCCGACCGCGCCGCCTTTAAGGGCTGCCGCTTTATGGGCAACCAGGACACGCTGCTGACTTATGAAAGCGGGGGCGCCGTTTCGCGCCACTACTTCAAGGACTGCTACATTGATGGCAACGTCGATTTTATCTTTGGCAACGCCATCGCCATTTTCGACAACTGCACCATTTATGCCAAGACGCGTGTCGTGAGCGGCTCTACGTCCACGTCGTATATCACGGCGGCCAATACGCCCGCCACCCAGAACTACGGCTACCTGTTTCGCAACGCCCGCATTCCGTCTAACAACGGTACTACGCTCTACTACCTGGGCCGGCCCTGGCAGAACTCGACCGGCTTCTCGGAAGCGGCCGGTACGCTGGCGCACAATAAGGTTATCTTCTCGAAAACCAAGGTTGGCGCAAACCAGATTCAGCCCGCCGGCTGGGTGACCTGGGATGCCGGCACCGACGTGACCAAGATTACGGACGGCGAGTTTCAGACCCGGTACTTCGGTGGCAATCTGGTAAACACCAGCCAGCGCGTGAGCTGGGCGAAGCAGCTGGCCCCGGCCGATACGGTGCAATATTCAATAAACACTATGTTTGGTACTGGCACTGGCACCGGTGGCACCTCGGCCGTAGCGGCTGCCTGGGACCCCACCACCGTGGCCCCCGGCTTTGCCAGCTACTCTACCCCCGACATTGCGGTATCGAACCTGCAAGCCACGAAAGGCGCTACCCAAACTGCCATTCAGTGGAACATCAGCTGGGCGATGGCCGGCATCAAGTACGACCTGCTGCGCTCGACCGACAACACCAACTTTACCTTGCTGAGCACCCAGACGGCTACTACCGACTCGCTCTACAACTTTAGCGCGACCGACGCGCTGCCGGTAGCCGGCTCGGCCTACTACTACAAGGTAGTGGCTTCGAAAGCCGGTCTGGCTACCCACACTACGCCCTCGATTCAGGTATCGAGCATTCCCACGATTACCACTTCTTCGACGGCGCTGGCCGCTTTTACCCAGTATAACACGGGCACCTCGGCCGCGCAGAACTACACCGTGTCGGCGGTGAACATGACCGATAACCTGACCATTACGCCGCCCGCCGGCTTCGAGATTTCCACCAACGGCGGCAGCACCTGGACGGGCTCCACCACGCCGGTAGTACTCACGCCTACGGCCAATACCATTGCCAGCACTACGGTGAGCGTGCGCCTGAACGCAGCTACGCCCGGCTCGTACAGCGGCAATATCACCCATACCAGCTCGGGAGCCACTACGGTCAACGTAGCCGTAACCGGCTCGCGCCTTACCACGGTGGCCCCGAAATCGGACCCACTCATTTACTGGCCGCTCACGCGCAATGCCCAAGACAGCACGGCCATTCGCTCGTCGCAGCTGACGGCTACCGCACCCACTCTCAAAGCTTTGTATTTGTCGAACGGCACGACGCTTTCGACCATTCCGGCTTATTCTACCAAATTTGGACAGGCGCTGGGCGCTACCCCCAACGGCGACGGCACCTGGACGGCCGTAGGCGGCACGCTGAAGCGTAATTACTACGAGCAGTTTACGGTAACCACGTCGGCCACCGGCACGGTGCGCCTGGATTCGGTCCTGCTATCGGCGGCTTTCTACAATACCTCTTCTAACACGAAGATGGCAGTCGTGTACTCGAAGTCGGGCTTCGTATCAGACTCGACCGACGTCAGCGGCGGCACCGGCAACGGCGTGACCAGCACGGCCTACGGGGCGTTCGGTGCGCCCATTGCCCTTCCCAACCAGACTGGCGGCCCCACCAATGTGTATCATCTGGTACTCAATGGCAGCACGGGCGTAAGCCTGACGGCCGGCCAGACCCTGACCTTCCGGGTGTACTTTGCCTGCGGCAGCACCGGCACGCCCCGGTACGCGATGCTGAAAAACGTAGTAGTGAAAGGGGCTTCTTTGGCCGTCTGCAACGCGGCTTTCAGCTACAGCGGCTCGCCCTTCTGCCAGAGCAGCACCACTAGCCCTACCCCAACCATCACGGGTACTACGGGTGGCACCTTCTCTTCAACCAGCGGCCTCACGATTAATGCCACCACGGGCGCTATTACCCTCAGCAGCAGCACGGCCGGTACGTACGTAGTAACCTACACTGCCAGCACCGGCTGCTCGAGCACGCAGAGCGTCACCATCACGGCGGCACCGCTGGCGAACATCGGCTACGGGGCCAGCAGCTACTGCACGGGCACGAGCGGCACGGTGGCGCTGGGCCTCGGCACGGGCTCGACGCTGGGCACGCTCACGGTGAACCCGGCCACGGGCCTGAGCATCGCGGCCAACGGCACGCTGACGCCTTCGACCTCCACGCCGGGCACGTACTTCATCACCAACACGGTGGCCGCCTCGGGCGGGTGCGCGGCCGTGACGGGCGGCACGACCGTTACCATCAACGCCACGCCGGCTACGCCGACGCTGACGGTAACGGGCACGCCGAGCACGGGGCTGGTGCTGACGTCGTCTGCGGCCACGGGCAACCAGTTTTACCTCAACGGGACGGCTATTGCCGGGGCCACGGGCCAGACGTACGTGGTAAACTCGGGCACGCGCAACGGCTCCTACACGGTGGTCGTGACGAGCACGGGCGGCTGCGCCTCGGCCAGCTCAGCCCCTGTCAGCGTTACGGTCACGGCCACGGCCAGTGCCCAGAGCGCGGCCACTGTGCGCCTGTATCCCAACCCGACGCCCGACGGCCAGCTCTCCGTAGAGCTGAGCGGCTACCGCAAGGCGGCCACGCTGAGCGTGGTCAATACGCTGGGCCAGGTGGTGCGCCAGCTGCCGGCGCAAGCTGGCAACGGCACGACGCAGGTGGACCTGAGCGAGCTGGCCAACGGGGTGTACTTGCTGCGCGTGAGCGCCCCCGACCAGGGCCTGCAGACCCTGCGCTTCGCTAAATACTAG